The Canis lupus dingo isolate Sandy chromosome 26, ASM325472v2, whole genome shotgun sequence genome has a segment encoding these proteins:
- the LRRC74B gene encoding leucine-rich repeat-containing protein 74B yields MSASAGGPCQRSGERGEQLEEEAAAAGRLAGAPEAEECPDVDSDSDREMEGIQGPGELLKDTLYLRSCQAHSVVPASRFLHLGSTPELNLRHRGLGPQGAQALASALTSNPYVKRLDLRDNGLCGAGVEALAGALSKSSSIYDVDLSDNQMGVVGAQAVCAALMVNPTMQKVQLAGNGLEEHAAQYLAELLLAHTGLKSLDLSYNQLNDQAGEMLGPALAENTGLTELNISWNHLRGPGAVAFARGLEANIFLRVLDISYNGFGDPGASAVGEALKTNNVLEELNMSNNRISAVGALSLGLGLRVNQTLRILVISRNPIRGEGCFGVLKSIRDNPMSALELLDFSDIQVDREFDDFTSSVKEVLPALHVKTAAHGLEYKKELPPVFALSLSASAPK; encoded by the exons ATGAGCGCAAGCGCGGGGGGTCCCTGCCAGAggtctggggagaggggagagcagttggaggaggaggcagcggcCGCTGGGCGTCTAGCAGGGGCCCCGGAGGCCGAGGAGTGTCCGGACGTTGATTCAGACTCCGACCGGGAGATGGAAG GCATCCAGGGGCCTGGAGAACTGCTCAAGGACACCCTCTACCTAAGGTCCTGCCAAGCCCATAGTGTTGTGCCTGCCTCCCGCTTTCTGCACCTAGGGAGCACCCCAGAGCTGAACCTGCGGCACCGTGGCCTGGGGCCTCAG GGTGCCCAGGCTTTGGCTTCAGCATTGACCTCCAATCCCTATGTCAAGCGACTGGACCTTCGAGACAATGGGCTCTGTGGGGCTGGTGTGGAGGCCCTGGCAGGTGCCCTGAGCAAAAGCAGCAGTATCTATG ATGTGGACCTGTCGGACAACCAGATGGGAGTGGTGGGAGCTCAAGCAGTCTGTGCTGCCCTCATGGTGAATCCAACCATGCAGAAGGTACAGCTGGCAGGGAATGGCCTGGAGGAGCATGCAGCCCAGTACCTTGCTGAACTCCTGCTGGCCCACACAGGCCTGAAATCGCTGGACCTAAGCTATAACCAGCTGAATGACCAAGCAG GGGAGATGCTCGGGCCGGCCCTGGCAGAAAATACAGGACTCACTGAGCTTAATATAAGCTGGAATCACCTTCGAGGACCAGGAGCTGTGGCCTTTGCCAGGGGACTGGAG GCAAACATCTTCCTCAGAGTCCTGGACATCTCATACAATGGCTTTGGAGATCCTGGAGCATCCGCGGTGGGTGAGGCACTTAAGACCAACAATGTGTTGGAGGAACTCAACATGAG CAACAACCGCATCTCTGCAGTGGGAGCCTtgagcctgggcctgggcctccggGTCAACCAGACACTGAGGATTCTTGTT ATCTCCAGGAATCCCATACGAGGTGAAGGCTGCTTTGGAGTTCTGAAGTCCATCCGGGATAATCCAATGTCTGCCCTAGAACTTCTGGATTTCTCT GATATCCAAGTGGACAGAGAGTTTGATGACTTCACTAGCTCCGTGAAGGAAGTTCTTCCAGCACTCCATGTAAAGACTGCTGCCCACGGACTGGAGTACAAAAAAGAGTTGCCACCAGTCTTCGCCCTGTCCCTATCAGCATCTGCCCCTAAGTGA